The following proteins come from a genomic window of Ilumatobacter coccineus YM16-304:
- a CDS encoding glycosyltransferase, whose protein sequence is MQSRSINRVVAVAIIAVVVLGATASIGWTLGVLRPADDELLPLVLRVAIVFFTVEATRMFVHVMIGASFYRPAEQLQGSGFAPLTSVVIPAWNEEVGLGKTIDSVLASDYANLEIIIVNDGSTDRTAEVAQRYVDENPGRVFLVNQENAGKGAALNSGVMHGFGQIIVNVDADSAVEPEAIGNLVKPFASKRVDAVVGRIVIGNTKKFVGKSQAFEYMFGFHLRRAQSVFNTIFILSGAMCAYRRSAWQQTHGFRDFSKTEDMDFSLQLRDAGLGLVYADDAVCITEGAADLSGLRNQRRRWRFGAFFCFGAHRRLFLDRRRGNRSLGFYELPSSLLGYVQILLYPLVFAVAFILPIHTGQYLYFYLVLLSVPANFAVVFYASGTLRKYAKYLPVLIVLMCVTMAVEHLMMWSALARYLTGNDVSWTNWTRQGVDGESGVDRVAVPGVPAMTLAEQMDARMVRGLREILDRTEPPVFVEPPTVTAADAEQDPTGEHERVLEPA, encoded by the coding sequence ATGCAATCCAGGTCGATCAATCGAGTCGTCGCCGTCGCGATCATTGCGGTGGTCGTGCTCGGCGCGACGGCCTCGATCGGTTGGACGCTGGGAGTGTTGCGGCCGGCCGACGACGAACTGCTGCCGCTCGTGTTGCGCGTCGCGATCGTGTTCTTCACCGTCGAGGCGACGCGGATGTTCGTCCACGTGATGATCGGCGCGTCGTTCTATCGACCCGCCGAGCAGTTGCAGGGATCGGGGTTCGCTCCGTTGACCTCCGTGGTCATCCCCGCGTGGAACGAGGAGGTCGGCCTCGGCAAGACGATCGATTCGGTGCTCGCCAGCGACTACGCCAACCTCGAGATCATCATCGTCAACGACGGCTCGACCGACCGCACTGCGGAGGTCGCGCAGCGGTATGTCGACGAGAACCCCGGGCGAGTGTTCTTGGTCAACCAGGAGAACGCCGGCAAAGGGGCGGCGCTGAACTCCGGGGTCATGCACGGCTTCGGACAGATCATCGTCAACGTCGACGCCGACTCGGCGGTCGAGCCCGAAGCGATCGGCAACCTCGTGAAACCATTCGCCTCGAAGCGCGTCGACGCGGTGGTCGGCCGCATCGTGATCGGCAACACCAAGAAGTTCGTCGGCAAGTCGCAGGCCTTCGAGTACATGTTCGGGTTCCACCTTCGCCGTGCGCAGTCGGTCTTCAACACGATCTTCATCCTGTCCGGCGCCATGTGCGCGTACCGCCGCTCGGCGTGGCAGCAGACCCACGGCTTTCGCGACTTCAGCAAGACCGAGGACATGGACTTCTCGCTGCAGCTCCGTGACGCCGGGCTGGGACTCGTGTACGCCGACGACGCGGTCTGCATCACCGAAGGAGCGGCCGACCTCTCGGGGCTGCGCAACCAGCGACGTCGGTGGCGGTTCGGTGCGTTCTTCTGTTTCGGTGCGCACCGCCGGCTCTTCCTCGATCGTCGACGCGGGAACCGATCGCTCGGGTTCTACGAACTGCCGTCGTCGTTGCTCGGGTACGTCCAGATCCTGCTGTACCCGCTCGTGTTCGCGGTGGCGTTCATCCTGCCGATCCACACCGGCCAGTACCTCTACTTCTACCTCGTGTTGCTGTCGGTGCCGGCCAACTTCGCGGTCGTGTTCTACGCGTCGGGGACGCTCAGGAAGTACGCCAAGTATCTGCCGGTGCTCATCGTGCTGATGTGCGTGACGATGGCCGTCGAGCACCTGATGATGTGGTCGGCGCTGGCCCGCTACCTCACCGGCAACGACGTCTCGTGGACCAACTGGACGCGCCAAGGCGTCGACGGCGAGAGCGGTGTCGATCGGGTGGCCGTGCCGGGCGTTCCGGCGATGACCCTCGCCGAGCAGATGGACGCTCGGATGGTCCGTGGCCTCCGCGAGATCCTCGACCGCACCGAACCTCCGGTGTTCGTCGAACCGCCGACCGTCACCGCAGCCGATGCGGAACAGGACCCGACGGGCGAGCACGAGCGCGTGCTCGAACCGGCATGA